The proteins below are encoded in one region of uncultured Eubacteriales bacterium:
- the dapL gene encoding LL-diaminopimelate aminotransferase has product MTTINQNYLKLPGSYLFSEIARRVAAFSAEHPEAKLIRLGIGDVTRPLPAAVTAAMHAAVDDMATAQRFHGYGPEQGYDFLRSAIAQHDYKARGVDIDPGEIFVSDGAKSDCGNIGDIFGTDNVVAVCDPVYPVYVDTNAMAGRAGDYDESLGKWSRLVYMPCVAENGFTPAIPAERADLIYLCFPNNPTGAVATREQLKAWVDYANANGSVILFDSAYEAFITDPAIPHSIFEIPGAETCAIEFRSFSKTAGFTGTRCAYTVVPKALVRDGASLNALWNRRQCTKFNGVPYVVQCGAAAIYTDEGRVQVRETIDFYRRNAQVILAGLKGAGLTVSGGENSPYVWAKTPDGLGSWAFFDKLLHEAGVVTTPGAGFGPSGEGYIRLTAFGGAEATAEAVERIKKVL; this is encoded by the coding sequence ATGACGACCATCAACCAAAACTACCTCAAACTGCCCGGCAGCTATCTCTTCTCTGAGATCGCCCGCCGGGTGGCGGCCTTCTCGGCGGAGCACCCGGAGGCAAAGCTTATCCGCCTGGGCATTGGGGACGTGACCCGCCCCCTTCCCGCCGCCGTCACCGCCGCCATGCACGCCGCCGTGGATGATATGGCCACCGCCCAGAGGTTCCACGGGTATGGCCCCGAGCAGGGATACGACTTTCTTCGCTCCGCCATAGCCCAGCACGACTACAAGGCCCGGGGCGTGGACATCGACCCCGGCGAGATCTTCGTCTCCGACGGGGCCAAAAGCGACTGCGGCAACATCGGCGACATCTTCGGGACCGACAACGTGGTCGCCGTCTGTGACCCGGTCTACCCGGTCTATGTGGACACCAACGCCATGGCGGGCCGGGCCGGGGACTATGACGAGTCCCTGGGCAAGTGGAGCAGGCTTGTGTACATGCCCTGTGTTGCGGAGAATGGCTTTACTCCCGCTATCCCGGCGGAGCGGGCCGACCTCATCTACCTCTGTTTCCCCAATAACCCCACCGGCGCGGTGGCGACCCGGGAGCAGCTCAAAGCCTGGGTGGACTACGCCAACGCCAATGGCTCGGTCATCCTCTTCGACTCGGCCTACGAGGCCTTCATCACCGATCCGGCCATCCCTCACAGCATTTTTGAGATCCCCGGCGCCGAGACCTGCGCCATTGAGTTCCGCTCCTTCTCCAAGACGGCGGGGTTTACCGGCACCCGCTGCGCCTACACAGTGGTGCCCAAGGCCCTGGTGCGGGATGGAGCCAGCCTGAACGCCCTGTGGAACCGCCGCCAGTGCACCAAGTTCAACGGCGTGCCCTACGTGGTCCAGTGCGGCGCGGCGGCAATCTATACCGACGAGGGCCGCGTCCAGGTGCGGGAGACCATTGACTTCTACCGCCGCAACGCCCAGGTTATCCTGGCGGGGCTGAAGGGGGCGGGGCTCACCGTCTCCGGCGGGGAGAACTCCCCCTACGTCTGGGCCAAGACACCGGATGGGCTGGGCTCCTGGGCTTTCTTCGACAAGCTCCTCCACGAGGCGGGCGTGGTCACCACCCCCGGCGCGGGCTTTGGCCCCAGCGGGGAGGGGTATATCCGCCTCACCGCCTTCGGCGGCGCGGAGGCCACGGCAGAGGCTGTGGAGCGGATTAAGAAGGTCCTGTAG
- the murB gene encoding UDP-N-acetylenolpyruvoylglucosamine reductase, producing MEIYSTLTQELRAACPGLEVREYEPMKNHTTFRVGGPARLMALPRSEEEAVAAVRIAAGLGLESVFMGNGSNLLVSDAGVDAFIVKAHDGLGEITRTGEWELTAGSGVLLSRLANFACDLGLTGLEFAHGIPGTVGGAVTMNAGAYGGEMCEAVEQTRYLTGSGEIASLQGEEHDFSYRHSAFSDGKRLILSSTFRLAPGDSAAIRARIDELMERRRSKQPLEMPSAGSTFKRPEGHFAAALIEQCGLKGTRVGGAQVSEKHAGFVINREDATCADILALVALVRETVLRETGVVLEMEVRTLGPMPR from the coding sequence ATGGAAATCTACTCCACGCTCACGCAAGAACTGCGCGCCGCCTGTCCCGGGCTGGAAGTACGGGAATACGAGCCTATGAAGAACCACACCACCTTCCGCGTGGGCGGCCCCGCCCGGCTCATGGCCCTCCCCAGGTCGGAGGAGGAGGCGGTGGCGGCTGTCAGGATCGCCGCCGGGCTTGGGCTGGAGAGCGTGTTTATGGGCAACGGATCCAACCTCCTGGTGAGCGACGCGGGGGTGGACGCTTTCATCGTCAAGGCTCACGACGGCCTGGGGGAGATCACCCGGACAGGGGAGTGGGAGCTGACGGCGGGGAGCGGCGTACTGCTGTCCCGGCTCGCAAACTTCGCGTGCGACCTTGGCCTGACGGGCCTGGAATTTGCCCATGGTATTCCCGGCACGGTGGGGGGCGCGGTGACCATGAACGCGGGCGCCTACGGAGGCGAGATGTGCGAGGCGGTGGAGCAGACCCGGTATCTAACCGGGTCGGGCGAAATCGCCAGCCTTCAGGGGGAGGAGCATGACTTCTCTTACCGGCACAGCGCCTTTTCCGATGGGAAACGGCTGATTTTGAGCAGTACCTTCCGCCTCGCCCCCGGCGACAGCGCCGCTATCCGCGCACGTATAGACGAGCTGATGGAGCGCCGCAGGAGCAAGCAGCCCCTGGAAATGCCCAGCGCGGGCAGTACCTTCAAGCGGCCCGAGGGGCACTTTGCCGCCGCTCTCATTGAGCAGTGCGGCCTGAAGGGGACGCGGGTAGGAGGCGCCCAGGTGTCCGAAAAGCACGCGGGTTTCGTCATCAACCGGGAGGATGCCACCTGCGCCGATATCCTGGCCCTGGTGGCCCTGGTGCGTGAGACCGTCCTGCGGGAGACTGGCGTGGTATTGGAGATGGAGGTCAGAACCCTGGGGCCCATGCCCCGCTGA
- a CDS encoding conserved hypothetical protein (Evidence 4 : Homologs of previously reported genes of unknown function) has product MEFIIISGLSGAGKSKAASSMEDMGFYVVDNLPAALIPRFAELCMAGGGKYDRVALVCDVRGGQTFEPLFEALSALETMGCKYKILFVEAGVETIIARYKETRRIHPLSTGGRSLAEAVEREKAMLEPVRQRAEYIIDTSAFSSAKLRGEVLRLFGPVGAGPAMSVNVISFGFKHGVPLEADLVFDVRFLPNPYYIAELREQTGLDEGVSSFVFGYQQTKDFMTYLENMISFLLPQYVEEGKTVLVIAIGCTGGRHRSVALTRALVEFIRQKGFQATENHRDMTR; this is encoded by the coding sequence ATGGAATTCATCATTATATCGGGACTATCGGGCGCGGGGAAGAGCAAGGCTGCATCCTCCATGGAGGACATGGGCTTTTATGTGGTGGACAATCTGCCCGCCGCGCTCATTCCCAGGTTTGCCGAGCTCTGCATGGCGGGGGGCGGCAAGTACGACCGGGTGGCCCTGGTGTGCGACGTGCGGGGAGGCCAGACCTTCGAGCCTCTCTTTGAGGCACTGTCCGCCCTGGAGACCATGGGCTGCAAGTATAAGATCCTCTTTGTGGAGGCGGGGGTGGAGACCATCATCGCTCGCTATAAGGAGACGAGGCGCATCCATCCCCTCTCCACCGGCGGCCGCTCTCTGGCCGAGGCGGTGGAGCGGGAGAAGGCCATGCTGGAGCCGGTGCGCCAGCGCGCCGAGTATATCATCGACACCTCCGCTTTCTCCAGCGCCAAGCTGCGGGGCGAGGTGCTGCGCCTCTTCGGTCCCGTGGGCGCGGGCCCGGCTATGAGCGTGAACGTCATCTCCTTCGGCTTTAAACACGGCGTCCCGCTGGAGGCCGACTTGGTCTTCGACGTGCGCTTTCTCCCCAACCCCTACTATATCGCGGAGCTGCGGGAGCAGACCGGCCTTGATGAGGGGGTAAGCTCCTTCGTATTCGGGTACCAGCAGACCAAGGATTTTATGACCTACCTGGAGAATATGATCAGCTTTCTTTTGCCCCAGTACGTGGAGGAGGGAAAGACCGTGCTGGTCATCGCCATCGGCTGCACCGGCGGGCGGCACAGGAGCGTGGCCCTCACCCGCGCCCTGGTCGAGTTCATTCGACAGAAGGGCTTTCAGGCCACCGAGAACCACAGGGATATGACTAGATAG
- a CDS encoding conserved hypothetical protein (Evidence 4 : Homologs of previously reported genes of unknown function) — MTQPYGRTDARWELGPKIVAIGGGTGLSTMLRGLKNYTKNLTAIVTVADDGGGSGVLRQDLGMPPPGDIRHCMEALANVEPVMGELLSYRFPKDSGALTGQSFGNLLLAALNGISPSFDQAVTRMSEVLAITGRVLPVTNADVRLEATFENGTSVVGESKIFEFKKAQDCRIKKVRLLPERPPALPEALKAIGEADLILLGPGSLYTSVIPNLLVDGIAQAVCASPALKMYICNIMTQDGETEGMTASEHVAALLTHSGPGLVDLCLCNSAPVRTSLLERYKEEDAAPIIVDKTAIEALGVALMTRPLASETQNYARHSVSRLAAAVMELYADRADTKVF, encoded by the coding sequence ATGACCCAACCATATGGCCGCACCGACGCGCGGTGGGAGCTGGGGCCCAAGATCGTCGCCATCGGCGGCGGGACGGGCCTTTCCACCATGCTGCGGGGGCTGAAGAACTATACCAAAAATCTGACCGCCATCGTCACCGTGGCCGACGACGGCGGCGGCTCCGGCGTTCTGCGCCAGGACCTGGGCATGCCCCCTCCTGGGGACATCCGCCACTGCATGGAGGCCCTCGCGAATGTTGAGCCTGTCATGGGAGAGCTGCTGTCCTACCGTTTCCCCAAGGACTCGGGCGCCCTGACGGGGCAGTCCTTCGGGAATCTACTCCTGGCCGCCCTCAACGGTATTTCTCCCTCCTTTGACCAGGCGGTCACCCGCATGAGCGAGGTTCTGGCCATCACGGGCCGGGTACTCCCGGTGACCAATGCGGACGTACGCCTGGAGGCTACCTTTGAAAACGGTACCTCGGTGGTGGGGGAGTCTAAAATTTTCGAATTTAAAAAAGCCCAGGACTGCCGCATCAAAAAGGTGCGCCTTCTGCCCGAGCGTCCGCCCGCCCTGCCCGAGGCCCTGAAGGCTATCGGAGAGGCGGATTTGATCCTCCTGGGGCCGGGGAGCCTGTACACCAGCGTCATCCCCAACCTGCTGGTGGACGGCATCGCCCAGGCGGTCTGTGCGTCCCCCGCCCTGAAGATGTATATCTGCAACATCATGACCCAGGACGGCGAGACAGAGGGGATGACCGCGTCGGAGCATGTGGCCGCGCTCCTTACCCACTCCGGACCGGGGCTGGTGGATTTGTGCCTGTGCAACAGCGCGCCGGTGCGCACCAGCCTCCTGGAGCGGTACAAGGAGGAGGACGCCGCCCCCATCATTGTGGATAAGACCGCCATCGAGGCTCTGGGCGTGGCGCTGATGACCCGCCCCCTGGCCTCCGAGACCCAGAATTACGCCCGCCACTCCGTCAGCCGTCTGGCCGCCGCCGTTATGGAGCTCTACGCGGACCGGGCGGACACCAAAGTATTTTAA
- a CDS encoding conserved hypothetical protein (Evidence 4 : Homologs of previously reported genes of unknown function), whose product MSFSSDAKAELCREPLSRRCCAQAEAYGVLLFCNSFTAWEVRVVTESGDFAARLPALFQKAFRIEFDSKSGRGEGKHVLTITDEWKLSVIRDVFGYDGTESLAHHINFAVLEEEHCRAAFFRGVFLAAGSVTDPQKRYHLELVTSHYNVSRELTALLLEAGFFPKETIRKSNYLTYFKQSEYIEDFLTVIGAPLAAMELMNAKVEKNLRGSVNRRVNCDAANLDKAVDAALEQIEAIRRLEERGMLQELPDKLKETVDLRVAHPELTLSQLAELCDPPVTKSCLNHRLRKLMELAK is encoded by the coding sequence ATGTCCTTCTCGTCCGACGCGAAGGCCGAGCTCTGCCGGGAACCACTTAGCCGCAGGTGCTGCGCTCAGGCCGAGGCCTACGGCGTGCTCCTCTTCTGCAACAGTTTCACCGCTTGGGAGGTGCGCGTCGTCACCGAGAGCGGGGATTTCGCCGCGCGCCTCCCGGCCCTCTTTCAAAAGGCGTTCCGCATCGAGTTTGACAGCAAATCCGGCCGGGGAGAGGGCAAGCACGTCCTCACCATCACCGACGAGTGGAAGCTGTCGGTCATCCGGGACGTTTTCGGGTACGACGGGACCGAGAGCCTGGCCCACCATATCAACTTCGCTGTCCTGGAGGAGGAGCACTGCCGCGCCGCCTTCTTCCGGGGCGTGTTTTTGGCTGCCGGCTCGGTGACCGACCCGCAGAAACGCTACCATCTGGAGCTCGTGACCTCTCACTACAACGTGAGCCGGGAGCTCACCGCCCTCCTCCTGGAGGCCGGATTCTTCCCCAAGGAGACCATACGCAAGTCAAACTACCTCACCTATTTCAAGCAGAGCGAGTATATCGAGGACTTCCTTACCGTCATCGGCGCGCCGCTGGCCGCCATGGAGCTGATGAACGCCAAGGTGGAAAAAAACCTCCGGGGCAGCGTGAACCGCCGTGTGAACTGCGACGCCGCAAACCTCGACAAGGCGGTAGACGCCGCGCTGGAGCAGATCGAGGCCATTCGCCGGCTGGAGGAGCGGGGGATGCTCCAGGAGCTGCCGGACAAGCTCAAGGAGACGGTGGACCTCCGTGTGGCACATCCGGAGCTGACGTTGTCTCAGCTTGCCGAGCTGTGCGACCCGCCGGTCACCAAGTCCTGCCTGAACCACCGCCTGCGAAAGCTCATGGAGCTTGCAAAGTAA
- the dnaE gene encoding DNA polymerase III subunit alpha, giving the protein MAFVHLHLHTEFSLLDGACRITELMKHVKSLGQEAVAITDHGVMYGVVDFYRAAKAEGLKPIIGCEVYVAPRGRTDRVHELDAEARHLILLCRNEVGYRNLCYLDSLAFLEGFYIKPRIDKALLFEHCEGLIALSACQSGEIPRLLLNGNYEGAKAAALEMREHFGPDGYYLELQDHGLPEDGEITRGLIRLHKDTGIPLVATNDAHYIRREDAAMQDTLMCIQMGKTVDDPTRLKMETDSLYVKSEAEMAALFPEWPEAISNTVKIAEACNLEFEFGKYHLPEFKLPDDWTDPVAYFEHLCWKGFDWRYPSGSEEYKKQLEYEMGVIKQMGFVDYFLITSDFIGYAKGQGIPVGPGRGSAAGSMVSYCLNITDVDPIKYGLFFERFLNPERVTMPDIDIDFCIRRRQEVIDYVNRKYGSDHVAQIVTFGTMAARGAIRDVGRALSVPYADVDAVAKQVPFAPHITLEEALKLSKPLRESYENDEQVRELIDTAKAIEGMPRHASTHAAGVVITKRPVYEYVPLAKNDESVVTQFVMTTLEELGLLKMDFLGLRNLTVLDDAVQLVKKRIPDFDLHSIPEDDPAVFQMLSEGKTSGVFQMESAGMTGVGVGLKPKSIEDITAIIALYRPGPMDSIPKFLECARNPKRVTYRHPMLEPILSVTYGCIVYQEQVIEIFRKLGGFSLGQADMVRRAISKKKKAQIEKERHAFVHGDPERGICGCEANGIPAQAGEGIYDEIEAFGQYAFNKAHAVAYAIVAYQTAYFKCHFTREYMAALLTSVLDSSEKVAEYIAECKDCGISLLPPDINESGASFTVVGDNLRFGLAAVKGVGWGFINAVLAERERHGLFTSFPDFCQRMLNSDLNKRVLESLIRCGAFDSMGVYRSQLLNAYAQVVDSIAQTRRSVLEGQMDLFGGDGDKPSPPPPMVLLKIPEFSRKELMNMERETTGLYLTGHPMDEYREEARRHRAVPIGSILADFAQEEGAATYQDGQRVTLAGIITASRTKTTKNNSLMAYVTLEDDTGSMELLVFSRVLGESGSYIKENIPVLTVGKISVRDEKAPQLMVDSVRPLGVAAGTPPPPPEEGGTAPKKLFIRVPSAEDPKWRRVQLVLDMFPGQEPFRAKFLDRETWSETVPCQVHPLLVEELKKLLGDENVAVK; this is encoded by the coding sequence ATGGCCTTTGTCCATCTGCATCTGCATACCGAGTTCTCCCTGCTGGACGGGGCCTGCCGCATCACGGAGCTGATGAAACACGTCAAGTCCCTGGGACAGGAGGCCGTCGCCATCACCGACCACGGCGTGATGTACGGTGTGGTGGACTTCTACCGGGCGGCCAAGGCCGAGGGCCTTAAGCCCATCATCGGCTGCGAGGTCTATGTGGCCCCCAGGGGCCGGACCGATCGGGTCCACGAGCTGGACGCCGAGGCGCGGCACCTCATTCTCCTGTGCAGGAACGAGGTGGGGTACCGCAACCTCTGTTACCTCGATTCCCTCGCCTTTCTGGAGGGGTTCTATATCAAGCCCCGCATCGACAAGGCTCTTCTCTTCGAGCATTGTGAGGGCCTCATTGCACTGTCCGCCTGCCAGTCTGGGGAGATACCCCGCCTCCTTTTAAACGGCAATTATGAGGGGGCCAAAGCCGCCGCGCTGGAGATGCGCGAGCACTTTGGGCCTGACGGGTACTACCTTGAGCTCCAGGATCACGGCCTCCCCGAGGACGGGGAGATCACAAGGGGCCTCATCCGCCTCCATAAGGATACCGGCATCCCCCTGGTGGCCACCAACGACGCCCACTATATCCGCCGCGAGGACGCCGCCATGCAGGACACCCTCATGTGCATCCAGATGGGCAAGACGGTGGACGACCCCACAAGATTGAAGATGGAGACCGACTCCCTCTACGTGAAGAGCGAGGCCGAGATGGCCGCCCTCTTCCCCGAGTGGCCCGAGGCAATCTCCAACACGGTGAAGATCGCCGAAGCTTGCAACCTGGAGTTTGAGTTCGGCAAGTACCACCTGCCCGAGTTTAAGCTCCCAGACGACTGGACTGATCCGGTGGCCTACTTCGAGCACCTGTGCTGGAAGGGGTTTGACTGGCGCTACCCCAGCGGGAGCGAGGAGTATAAGAAACAGCTTGAGTATGAGATGGGCGTCATTAAGCAGATGGGATTTGTAGACTACTTCCTCATCACCTCCGACTTCATCGGCTACGCCAAGGGACAGGGCATCCCCGTGGGGCCGGGCCGCGGCTCGGCGGCGGGGAGCATGGTGTCCTACTGCCTGAACATCACCGACGTGGACCCCATTAAATACGGGCTCTTCTTCGAGCGGTTTTTAAACCCCGAACGGGTCACCATGCCCGATATCGACATCGACTTCTGCATCCGTCGGAGACAGGAAGTAATTGATTATGTAAACCGAAAATACGGCAGCGACCATGTGGCCCAGATCGTCACCTTCGGCACCATGGCGGCCCGGGGCGCGATCCGGGACGTGGGGAGGGCGTTAAGCGTCCCTTACGCCGACGTGGACGCGGTGGCAAAGCAGGTCCCCTTTGCTCCGCACATCACGCTGGAAGAGGCACTCAAGCTCTCCAAGCCCCTGCGGGAGAGCTATGAGAACGACGAGCAGGTCCGCGAGCTCATCGACACGGCCAAGGCTATTGAGGGAATGCCCCGCCACGCCTCCACCCACGCGGCGGGCGTGGTCATCACCAAGCGCCCGGTGTACGAGTATGTCCCCCTGGCCAAGAACGACGAGTCGGTGGTGACACAGTTCGTCATGACCACTCTGGAGGAGCTGGGACTCCTCAAGATGGATTTTCTGGGTCTGCGCAACCTCACGGTGCTGGACGATGCGGTTCAACTGGTAAAAAAGCGCATTCCCGACTTTGATCTCCACTCCATTCCCGAGGACGACCCCGCTGTCTTCCAGATGCTCTCGGAGGGCAAGACCTCCGGTGTATTTCAGATGGAGTCGGCGGGCATGACAGGAGTGGGCGTGGGCCTCAAGCCCAAGAGCATAGAGGACATCACCGCCATCATCGCCCTTTACCGCCCCGGCCCCATGGACTCCATTCCCAAGTTCCTGGAGTGCGCCCGGAACCCCAAGCGGGTGACCTACCGCCACCCCATGCTGGAGCCCATCCTCTCGGTGACCTACGGGTGCATTGTCTACCAGGAGCAGGTCATCGAAATCTTCCGCAAGTTGGGCGGGTTCTCTCTGGGCCAGGCCGACATGGTGCGCCGGGCTATCTCCAAGAAGAAGAAGGCCCAGATCGAGAAGGAGCGCCATGCCTTCGTCCATGGAGACCCCGAGCGGGGCATCTGCGGCTGCGAGGCCAACGGCATTCCAGCCCAGGCTGGCGAGGGCATCTATGACGAGATCGAGGCCTTCGGCCAGTACGCCTTTAACAAGGCCCACGCTGTGGCCTATGCCATCGTGGCCTACCAGACTGCCTACTTCAAGTGCCACTTCACCCGGGAGTACATGGCCGCCCTCCTCACCTCGGTGCTGGACTCCAGCGAGAAGGTGGCCGAATATATTGCCGAGTGCAAGGACTGCGGCATCTCCCTCCTGCCGCCCGACATCAACGAGTCGGGAGCTTCCTTCACCGTAGTGGGGGACAACCTCCGTTTCGGACTGGCCGCCGTCAAGGGTGTGGGCTGGGGCTTTATCAACGCTGTGCTGGCCGAGCGGGAGAGGCACGGCCTCTTCACCTCGTTCCCCGATTTCTGCCAGCGGATGCTCAACAGCGACCTAAATAAGCGAGTGCTGGAGAGCCTCATCCGCTGCGGCGCGTTCGACAGCATGGGGGTCTACCGCTCCCAGCTCCTCAACGCGTACGCCCAGGTGGTGGACTCCATCGCCCAGACCCGCCGCAGCGTACTGGAAGGACAGATGGATCTATTCGGCGGCGACGGGGACAAGCCCTCGCCCCCCCCGCCCATGGTCCTGCTCAAAATCCCGGAGTTTTCCCGCAAGGAGCTCATGAATATGGAGCGGGAGACCACCGGCCTCTACCTCACGGGCCACCCCATGGACGAGTACCGGGAGGAGGCCCGGCGGCACAGGGCCGTCCCTATCGGCTCAATTTTGGCCGATTTTGCTCAGGAGGAGGGGGCCGCCACCTACCAGGACGGGCAGCGGGTCACCCTGGCGGGCATCATCACCGCCTCCAGGACCAAGACCACCAAGAATAACAGCCTCATGGCCTACGTGACATTGGAGGACGACACCGGGAGCATGGAGCTGCTGGTCTTCTCCCGGGTCCTGGGGGAGAGCGGGAGCTATATAAAAGAGAATATACCCGTACTTACGGTGGGCAAGATATCGGTGCGGGACGAGAAAGCCCCCCAGCTCATGGTGGACTCGGTCCGCCCCTTGGGCGTGGCCGCCGGTACGCCGCCTCCGCCCCCCGAGGAGGGGGGAACCGCCCCCAAAAAGCTCTTCATCCGCGTTCCCAGCGCCGAGGACCCCAAGTGGCGGCGGGTCCAGCTCGTTCTGGACATGTTCCCCGGGCAGGAGCCTTTTCGGGCCAAATTCCTGGATAGGGAGACCTGGTCCGAGACGGTGCCCTGCCAGGTGCATCCCCTGCTGGTGGAGGAGCTGAAGAAACTACTGGGGGATGAAAATGTGGCGGTGAAATAG
- a CDS encoding conserved membrane hypothetical protein (Evidence 4 : Homologs of previously reported genes of unknown function): MRELNALKKLSSFVFHRTTLVALLLIVQAAVLAVMMVQFSNYFIYFYWFCILLSIVAVLWLVSNRSDPGYKIAWLIPILLFPVFGGLVYLLFGGNRLSARVRRKMQGMDRRMRNTLAPDFKSGLLESVGADAVNQSRYLEWYAHCPLYKNTLTEYFPLGDDAFPRMLQELRRAERYIFLEYFIITPGEMWSAILEILEEKAKAGVDVRVLYDDVGSLYTLPTNYDKVLEAKGIRCSVFNRFIPALSLRLNNRDHRKFCIVDGRAAFTGGINLADEYINREEKYGHWKDSVILLRGEAVWSMVVMFLTVWDYVRGGEEDLNAFRPASLPQEVYAARGWVQPYADSPLDEEPVAGTVYLNLISKARYYIYLTTPYLIISDTVNTALCSAAKSGVDVRIITPHVPDKKIIFEVTRAHYSPLLEAGVRIFEYTPGFMHAKNFAVDDLYATVGSVNMDYRSMFLHFEGGVWLCGQDAVLDVRNDFLHTLEESMEVTLEQSRSHSLPRLLLRSVLRVFAPLM; encoded by the coding sequence GTGAGAGAACTGAACGCACTGAAAAAGCTGTCCTCCTTCGTCTTCCACCGCACGACGCTGGTGGCTCTGCTCCTGATCGTGCAGGCGGCGGTGCTGGCGGTGATGATGGTCCAGTTCTCCAATTACTTCATCTACTTTTACTGGTTTTGCATTCTCTTGTCCATTGTCGCCGTACTCTGGCTCGTCTCCAACCGCAGCGATCCGGGGTATAAGATCGCCTGGCTCATCCCCATCCTGCTCTTTCCCGTGTTTGGCGGGCTGGTGTACCTCCTATTCGGCGGGAACCGCCTCTCCGCCCGCGTCCGGCGGAAAATGCAGGGCATGGACCGGCGGATGCGCAATACCCTGGCCCCGGACTTCAAGTCGGGTCTTTTAGAGAGCGTGGGAGCCGACGCGGTGAACCAGTCCCGGTACCTCGAATGGTACGCCCACTGCCCCCTCTACAAAAACACCCTCACCGAGTACTTCCCCCTGGGGGACGACGCCTTCCCCCGCATGCTGCAGGAGCTGCGGCGGGCGGAGAGATACATCTTCCTGGAGTACTTCATCATCACGCCGGGGGAGATGTGGAGCGCCATCCTGGAGATATTGGAAGAGAAGGCCAAGGCCGGGGTGGATGTGCGGGTGCTCTACGACGACGTGGGCAGCCTCTACACCCTCCCTACCAATTACGATAAGGTTTTGGAGGCCAAGGGCATCCGCTGCTCCGTCTTCAACCGCTTTATCCCAGCGCTCTCCCTCCGGCTCAACAACCGGGACCACCGCAAGTTCTGCATCGTCGACGGCAGGGCAGCCTTCACCGGCGGCATCAATCTGGCCGACGAGTATATCAACCGCGAGGAAAAGTACGGCCACTGGAAGGACTCGGTCATCCTCCTCAGGGGGGAGGCGGTGTGGAGCATGGTGGTCATGTTCCTCACTGTGTGGGACTATGTCCGGGGTGGGGAAGAGGACCTAAACGCGTTCCGCCCCGCGTCCTTGCCCCAGGAGGTGTATGCTGCCCGGGGCTGGGTCCAGCCCTATGCCGACAGCCCCCTGGACGAGGAGCCGGTGGCCGGGACGGTATACCTCAACCTCATCTCCAAGGCCCGGTACTATATCTACCTCACCACGCCCTACCTCATCATCTCGGACACGGTGAACACCGCGCTCTGCAGTGCCGCCAAGTCGGGGGTGGATGTGCGCATTATCACGCCCCACGTCCCGGACAAAAAGATTATCTTCGAGGTCACCCGCGCCCACTATAGCCCCCTGCTTGAGGCGGGAGTACGCATCTTTGAGTACACCCCCGGCTTCATGCACGCGAAAAATTTCGCGGTGGACGACCTGTACGCTACCGTGGGCTCGGTGAATATGGACTACCGCAGTATGTTTCTCCACTTCGAGGGCGGGGTCTGGCTCTGCGGACAGGACGCGGTGCTGGACGTGCGAAACGATTTTCTCCATACCTTGGAGGAGAGCATGGAGGTTACTCTGGAGCAGAGCCGCAGCCACTCTCTGCCCAGGCTCCTCCTCCGCTCCGTCCTCCGTGTCTTCGCGCCGCTGATGTAG